One window of the Acinonyx jubatus isolate Ajub_Pintada_27869175 chromosome A2, VMU_Ajub_asm_v1.0, whole genome shotgun sequence genome contains the following:
- the GP9 gene encoding platelet glycoprotein IX, with protein MPAWGALLLLWAAAEATKDCPAECTCQALETMGLSVDCRGRGLTALPTLPTQTRHLLLANNSLSSVPPGAFDHLPQLQVLDVTQNPWHCDCSLTYLRLWLEDHTPEALLHVHCASPKLAMAHPLGQLTGYELGSCGWHLQASWAYPGFWWDVALVVVATLGLALLAGLLCTATETLD; from the coding sequence ATGCCTGCCTGGGGAGCCCTGTTGCTGCTCTGGGCTGCCGCAGAGGCCACCAAGGACTGCCCGGCGGAGTGCACCTGCCAGGCCCTGGAAACCATGGGGCTGTCGGTGgactgcagggggcgggggctcacggccctgcccaccctgcccacccagACCCGCCACCTCCTGCTGGCCAATAACAGCCTTAGCTCCGTGCCTCCGGGTGCCTTCGACCACCTGCCCCAGCTACAGGTCCTCGACGTGACGCAGAACCCCTGGCACTGCGACTGCAGTCTCACCTACCTGCGTCTCTGGCTGGAGGACCACACACCCGAGGCCCTGCTGCACGTCCACTGTGCCAGCCCCAAGCTCGCCATGGCCCACCCCTTGGGCCAGCTCACGGGCTATGAGCTGGGCAGCTGCGGCTGGCACCTGCAGGCATCCTGGGCCTACCCGGGCTTCTGGTGGGACGTGGCGCTGGTGGTCGTGGCCACGCTGGGCCTGGCTCTCCTAGCTGGCCTGCTGTGCACCGCCACAGAGACCCTGGACTGA